GAAAAATCTTTACATTGTGGATCTGGACCAGCCTCTGGAGGGATTTTACAATTTCCTCAACAGCTGGATATACATTCGGGACGGCCTGACTGTCCTCGTCGATCCGGGTCCCCGCTCCACCATTCCCGTTCTCGTTAAGGCATTAAAGGAACTCGCCGTGAAAAAGCTCGATTATATCCTCCTCACGCATATACACATTGACCATGCGGGAGGCGCGGGGCTTTTGGTAGATCATTATCCGGATGCCATGGTCATCTGCCATCCCAAGGGGATTCGCCACATGGTTGATCCTGCAAAGCTCTGGGAAGGCTCCCGCAGCTTCCTGGGAAAAGTTGCAGACGTGTACGGAGAAATTGCCGCGATTCCCGAAAAAAACATCAGCTATAAGAATCCGATCGAGGCAGGCGGTGTCACAATCAACATCTTCGAAACTCCGGGTCATGCACCGAGCCACCTCTGCTATCAGATAGGGAATCTCTTATTTCTGGGAGAAGCGGCGGGAATAAACTATCCCCTGGACCAGGGACTATATCTGCGCATCGCGACACCGCCTCCCTTCAGCTACGAGATTTACCGTAATTCCCTGGAAAAGGCCGCTTCCCTCAATGTTTCCCATGTATGTTTCGGCCATTACGGTTATCGGCAGGACGTGAGGAATGTGTTCGATACGGCGCTCAATCAATTGGACAACTGGCTCGCTACAGTGGAGAAACACCATCGGATGGGAAGCGATCCTTTCGAGGAAAGCGTTTACGCGGACCTGCTGAAAAATGACAGGGGGTTATCCACCTACCGCACCCTTCCTAAAGATGTGCAGTCCCGGGAAAAGATTTTTTCCGTCAACAGCATCAAAGGGATGAGAGACTACCTGCAAAACAAGAAAAGCTGACCGTCCCGATGTGGTCTTTCGTTACGCGCGTTTTTCTCAAATTGGCTCTCGGGTTACTTCTTCAGCGCCAGGAATCCAGTCTGTGAAGGCCTGCGTCTCTGGTGCGGCGGACGGCTTCGGCATATTCCGTCCTGGTAAGACGGCGATTGATTACGGGGTCCAACGTTGCCTTCCCGCAGGGATGGTACTGATCCATTACATTTACGTAAGTATCTTTTGATATTTTTTCGGCCAGAAATTCCATGATCTCCCTGGTATTTGCCGCATTGTTCGGCATGACTAAATGGCGCACCAGCAACCCCTTCACGGCTATCCCTGATTCATCGACAACAAGATCCCCTACCTGACGGTGCATCTCTTTTATGGCGGCTACGACTATTTTTCTATAATCAGGCGCATTACAGAACTTCTCCGTCCACCTTTCCTCCCAGAACTTGAAATCCGGCATATAGATGTCAAAGATACCATCCAGAATCTTCAACGTTTCAACTTTATCGTATCCGCCTGTGTTATAGACCAGCGGCACGTGAAGCCCTTGTCCGACGGCGATGGAGAGTCCCTGGAGTATCTGGGACACCACGTGGGACGGAGTTACAAAGTTAATATTATGACATCCCCGCCGCTGCAAGGAAAGCATCATCACCGCCAGATCTTTCGGTTCTACTTCTCCGCCTTCGGCATTGTGACTGATATCATAGTTCTGACAGAAGGAGCACAGGAGATTACAGGATCGGAAAAAGATAGTGCCGGAACCGGAATCTCCCACAAGAGGGGCTTCTTCCCCGAAGTGGGCATGCAGGCTTGCGACTTTGGCCTTTTCCCCCGTGCGGCAAAAGCCGAGTTCCCCGGACAATCTATCAACATGGCATTCCCTTGGGCACAAAGTGCAGTCCTTCATCAGCTTTACCGCCTGATCGATACGATCCTGCAGTTTTCCCTCCCTGTACAATTTCAGATAAGATGGTTCGTGCATCAATTCGCCTACCCTTTGTTTATGTAGTTACCGAATATTATAAAGTTCAATTTTAGAGTCGTCAACGGGTAAACAAATCTGAGTGATGATTTTTCCCTTAACGGGCACAAAAATCGCGTCATTTTCCCTTGACAATGATACAATCAATTATAAACTTCTCGAATGAGCACGGCAACATCGGTTGCTTTAGTTCACACGGCTTAGGGACTGAAAAAAATAACCGGTTGCCTTATGGAAAGAGAGTGGTTTATACAACGTATATCCCCCTTACTTTTTGGTCAGTGTTTTTTGTATAGAAGAGATTCTCCGGGAATCCGTTTCC
This Deltaproteobacteria bacterium DNA region includes the following protein-coding sequences:
- a CDS encoding MBL fold metallo-hydrolase, giving the protein KNLYIVDLDQPLEGFYNFLNSWIYIRDGLTVLVDPGPRSTIPVLVKALKELAVKKLDYILLTHIHIDHAGGAGLLVDHYPDAMVICHPKGIRHMVDPAKLWEGSRSFLGKVADVYGEIAAIPEKNISYKNPIEAGGVTINIFETPGHAPSHLCYQIGNLLFLGEAAGINYPLDQGLYLRIATPPPFSYEIYRNSLEKAASLNVSHVCFGHYGYRQDVRNVFDTALNQLDNWLATVEKHHRMGSDPFEESVYADLLKNDRGLSTYRTLPKDVQSREKIFSVNSIKGMRDYLQNKKS
- a CDS encoding radical SAM protein, which translates into the protein MHEPSYLKLYREGKLQDRIDQAVKLMKDCTLCPRECHVDRLSGELGFCRTGEKAKVASLHAHFGEEAPLVGDSGSGTIFFRSCNLLCSFCQNYDISHNAEGGEVEPKDLAVMMLSLQRRGCHNINFVTPSHVVSQILQGLSIAVGQGLHVPLVYNTGGYDKVETLKILDGIFDIYMPDFKFWEERWTEKFCNAPDYRKIVVAAIKEMHRQVGDLVVDESGIAVKGLLVRHLVMPNNAANTREIMEFLAEKISKDTYVNVMDQYHPCGKATLDPVINRRLTRTEYAEAVRRTRDAGLHRLDSWR